A part of Gallus gallus isolate bGalGal1 chromosome 30, bGalGal1.mat.broiler.GRCg7b, whole genome shotgun sequence genomic DNA contains:
- the PNPLA6 gene encoding patatin-like phospholipase domain-containing protein 6 isoform X11: protein MHPIGFLHGRNPSADMGQSALEPQEEAEDASLMATLSELFAEEQLSTSTVLWAMLSVSLLTVLFAIGIVLLVRRLRLKKVPAQETPKYRFRKRDKMLFYGRKIMRKVSQSTSSLVDTTISSTSRPRMKKKLKMLNIAKKFLRIQKELPTLQLKEPPPSVLEADLTEFDVANSHLPSEVLYMLKNVRVLGHFEKPLFLELCKHMVFQQCQQGDYVFRPGQPDTSIYVLQDGKLELLLTEPDGKETVMKEVFPGDSVHSLLSILDVITGHQRPYRTVCARAAEDSTVLRLPVEAFSAVFEKYPESLVRVVQIIMVRLQRVTFLALHNYLGLTNELFSHEMQPLRLFPQPSHATRTSPVRHGKRGLGAAEEGRERPTELSKVLDSPCPHPTAGRGSQPSVPAVEPLKAGVLDAPAPPLLSRCISMPVDISGIQKGPRSDFDMAYERGRISVSLQEDSTSPLAAFSRSISHEPKERKSVTVEEQPSGIYRYSCEDESAAVDCPFEPYQGRQTSAIFEAAKQELVKLMKVEDPSLLNNRVLLHHAKAGTVIARQGDQDVSLHFVLWGCLHVYQRMIDKAEDVCLFLTQPGEMVGQLAVLTGEPLIFTIKANRDCTFLKISKSDFYEIMREQPSVVLSVAHTVVTRMSPFVRQMDFAIDWMAVEAGRALYRQGDKSDCTYIALNGRLRSVIQKGSGKKELIGEYGRGDLIGVVEALTRQPRATTVHAVRDTELAKLPEGTLNNIKRRYPQVVTRLIHLLSQKILGNLQQLRGPFAGSGLGMASSSEPTNPTSNLSTVAVLPVCDDVPTAAFTLELKHALNAIGPTLLLTSDIIRARLGSSALDSIHEYRLSGWLAQQEDIHRIVLYQTDCTLTPWTVRCIRQADCILIVGLGDQEPALGELEQMLENTAVRALKQLVLLHREDGPSPSRTVEWLNMRSWCSGHLHIKCPRRVFSRRSPAKLREMYEKVFAKSADRHSDFSRLARVLTGNTIALVLGGGGARGCSHIGVIKAMEEAGIPIDMVGGTSIGSFIGALYAEERSAVRTKQRAREWAKCMNSVFATVLDLTYPITSMFSGSAFNASINKVFQDKQIEDLWLPYFNVTTDITASAMRVHTDGSLWRYIRASASYTPYLPPLCDPKDSHCLVDGCYVNNVPGSLWRYVRASMTLSGYLPPLCDPKDGNLLMDGGYINNLPADIARNMGAKTVIAIDVGSQDETDLCNYGDSLSGWWLLWKRLNPWAEKVKVPDMAEIQSRLAYVSCVRQLEVVKSSSYCEYIRPPIDRFKTMDFGKFDEIYDVGYQHGKVVFDGWSRGDIIEKMVKDRRSADFYESKRMDVLTYPSAGFTDLAEIISRIEPAKPYPSDGYADEESDYLTEYEDEGPELSRGEEEAFAPTEWPGAGVTEAEDEKTLRHRPSPAQPSSVPPI, encoded by the exons ATGCATCCTATTGG ATTTCTGCATGGGCGAAACCCCTCGGCGGATATGGGGCAGAGCGCGTTGGAGCcgcaggaggaggcagag GACGCGTCCCTGATGGCCACGCTGTCTGAGCTCTTTGCCGAGGAGCAGCTCTCCACCAGCACG GTGCTGTGGGCAATGCTCAGCGTCAGCCTCCTCACCGTTCTCTTTGCAATTGGCATCGTGCTGCTGGTCCGGCGGCTGCGCCTTAAGA AGGTGCCTGCACAGGAGACGCCCAAATACCGCTTCCGAAAAAGGGACAAGATGCTGTTCTACGGGCGCAAGATCATGCGCAAA gTCTCCCAGTCCACCTCCTCGCTGGTGGACACCACCATTTCCAGCACCTCTCGGCCCCGCATGAAGAAGAAACTCAAAATGCTCAACATCGCCAAAAA GTTCCTGCGCATCCAGAAGGAGCTGCCCAcgctgcagctgaaggagccCCCGCCATCGGTGCTGGAAGCTGACCTGACCGAATTCGACGTGGCCAACTCCCACCTCCCCTCCGAGGTGCTCTACATGCTCAAAAACGTCCG GGTGTTGGGACACTTTGAGAAGCCGCTGTTTCTGGAGCTCTGCAAGCACATGGTtttccagcagtgccagcaagGGGATTACGTATTCCGACCCGGGCAGCCCGACACCAGCATCTACGTGCTGCAGGACGGcaagctggagctgctcctcaCCGAGCCG GATGGAAAGGAGACTGTGATGAAAGAGGTGTTTCCTGGAGACAGCGTGCACAGCCTGCTCAGCATCCTCGATGTCATCACG GGCCACCAGCGGCCATACCGTACGGTGTGTGCGCGGGCAGCAGAGGATTCAACGGTTCTCCGTTTGCCAGTTGAAGCCTTTTCAGCTGTCTTTGAGAAGTACCCCGAGAGCCTGGTGCGGGTGGTGCAG ATCATCATGGTGCGCTTGCAGCGCGTCACCTTCCTGGCACTGCACAATTACCTGGGGCTGACGAATGAGCTTTTCAGCCAC GAGATGCAGCCACTGCGGCTCTTCCCGCAGCCCAGCCATGCCACCCGCACCAGCCCTGTCCGCCATGGCAAGCGGGGGCTCGGCGCTGctgaggagggaagggagagacCAACGGAGCTGAGTAAGGTTCTGGACTCCCCCTGCCCCCACCCTACAGCAGGAAGGGGATCACAGCCATCTGTCCCTGCAGTTGAGCCGCTGAAAGCCGGAGTTCTGGATGCCCCTGCACCACCACTGCTGAGCCGCTGCATCTCCATGCCAGTGGATATCTCTG GCATCCAGAAGGGTCCCCGCTCTGACTTTGACATGGCCTACGAGCGCGGACGCATCTCAGTATCGCTGCAGGAGGACAGCACCAGCCCCCTGGCTGCCTTCTCTCGG TCCATCTCACACGAGCCCAAGGAACGTAAGTCGGTGACGGTGGAGGAGCAGCCATCGGGTATCTACAGGTACAGCTGTGAGGACGAGTCGGCCGCGGTGGACTGTCCCTTCGAGCCCTACCAGGGCCGTCAAACCAGCGCCATCTTCGAGGCTGCCAAGCAGGAGTTGGTCAAACTGATGAAGGTGGAG GACCCTTCTCTGCTCAACAACCGTGTCTTGCTTCATCACGCCAAAGCTGGGACGGTTATTGCCCGTCAAGGGGACCAG GACGTGAGCCTCCACTtcgtgctgtggggctgcctaCATGTCTACCAGAGGATGATTGACAAGGCCGAAGATGTCTGCCTCTTCCTGACACAGCCTGGTGAGATGGTGGGGCAGCTGGCCGTGCTCACTGGAGAGCCCCTCATCTTCACCATCAAGGCCAACCGAGACTGTACCTTCCTCAAGATCTCCAAGTCAGACTTCTACGA GATCATGCGGGAGCAGCCCAGCGTGGTGCTGAGCGTCGCCCACACCGTGGTCACCCGCATGTCACCCTTCGTGCGCCAAATGGACTTCGCCATCGATTGGATGGCGGTGGAAGCCGGCCGGGCGCTCTACAG GCAGGGTGACAAGTCAGACTGCACCTACATCGCGCTCAACGGGCGGCTCCGCTCCGTCATCCAGAAGGGCAGTGGCAAAAAGGAGCTCATTGGGGAGTACGGCCGCGGGGACCTGATTGGCGTG GTGGAAGCACTTACCCGGCAACCCCGTGCCACCACGGTGCACGCGGTCCGGGACACGGAGCTGGCCAAGCTTCCCGAAGGCACCTTGAACAACATCAAGCGTCGGTACCCTCAG GTTGTCACCCGTCTCATCCACCTCCTGAGCCAGAAGATCTTGGGAAACCTCCAGCAGCTCCGCGGCCCCTTCGCAG GCTCTGGTTTGGGCATGGCCTCCAGCTCGGAGCCCACCAACCCCACCAGCAACCTGTCAACGGTGGCGGTGCTGCCAGTGTGTGACGACGTGCCCACGGCTGCCTTCACCTTGGAGCTCAAGCACGCGCTGAATGCCATCG GTCCCACGCTGCTCCTCACCAGTGACATCATCCGCGCCCGACTTGGCTCCTCGGCACTGGACAG CATCCATGAGTACCGCCTGTCGGGCTGGCTGGCCCAGCAAGAAGACATCCATCGCATCGTGCTCTACCAAACCGACTGCACTCTGACGCCGTGGACCGTGCGCTGCATCCGGCAGGCGGACTGCATCCTCATTGTTGGGTTGGGTGACCAGGAGCCAGCGCTCGGAGAG CTGGAGCAGATGCTGGAGAACACGGCGGTGCGTGCACTGAAGCAGTTGGTTCTCCTGCACCGTGAGGATGGTCCCAGCCCATCGCGCACCGTTGAGTGGCTCAACATGCGGAGCTGGTGCTCGGGCCACCTGCACATCAAGTGCCCGCGCCGCGTCTTCTCCCGACGCAGCCCCGCCAAGCTG CGAGAGATGTACGAGAAGGTGTTCGCCAAGAGCGCCGATCGGCACAGCGACTTCTCCCGCTTGGCGCGGGTGCTCACCGGCAACACCATCGCCCTCGTTTTGGGTGGCGGCGGAGCCAG gGGCTGCTCCCACATCGGGGTGATCAAGGCGATGGAGGAGGCGGGGATCCCCATCGACATGGTTGGCGGCACCTCCATCGGATCCTTCATCGGCGCGCTGTACGCTGAGGAGCGCAGCGCCGTGCGCACCAAGCAGCGGGCACGCGAGTGGGCCAAG TGCATGAATTCGGTGTTTGCGACCGTCCTGGACCTCACTTACCCCATCACCTCCATGTTTTCGGGCTCAGCCTTCAACGCCAGCATCAACAAAGTTTTCCAGGACAAGCAGATCGAG GACCTTTGGCTTCCTTACTTCAACGTCACAACAGACATCACGGCCTCAGCCATGCGGGTGCACACGGATG GCAGTCTTTGGCGTTACATCCGAGCCAGTGCCTCCTATACCCCCTACCTGCCTCCGCTCTGCGACCCCAAGGACAGCCACTGCCTCGTGGACGGCTGCTATGTTAACAATGTCCCAG GCTCGCTCTGGCGGTACGTGCGAGCCAGCATGACCCTATCTGGGTACCTGCCACCCCTCTGCGACCCCAAGGACGGCAACTTGCTGATGGACGGGGGTTACATCAACAACCTGCCAG CTGACATCGCCCGCAACATGGGTGCCAAGACGGTGATTGCCATCGACGTGGGCAGCCAGGACGAGACGGACCTGTGCAACTACGGGGACAGCCTGTCGGGCTGGTGGCTGCTCTGGAAGCGCCTCAACCCTTGGGCTGAAAAAGTCAAG GTGCCCGACATGGCAGAGATCCAGTCGCGGTTGGCGTATGTGTCGTGCGTGCGGCAGCTGGAGGTGGTGAAGTCCAGCTCGTACTGTGAGTACATCCGACCCCCGATCGACCGCTTCAAGACGATGGATTTCGGCAAGTTCGATGAGATCTAT GATGTGGGCTACCAGCATGGCAAGGTGGTCTTTGATGGCTGGAGTCGGGGTGACATCATTGAGAAGATGGTGAAGGACCGGCGCTCGGCTGACTTCTATGAGAGCAAACGCATGGAC GTGCTCACGTACCCCAGTGCTGGTTTCACAGACCTGGCAGAGATCATCTCCCGCATTGAGCCCGCCAAGCCCTACCCATCGGATGGATACGCGGATG AGGAGTCTGACTACCTCACCGAGTACGAGGACGAGGGGCCGGAGCTGTCGCGGGGCGAGGAGGAGGCGTTCGCCCCAACCGAGTGGCCTGGAGCCGGCGTGACAGAGGCT GAGGACGAGAAGACCCTGCGGCACCGCCCCAGCCCGGCTCAGCCCTCCTCTGTGCCCCCCATCTGA
- the PNPLA6 gene encoding patatin-like phospholipase domain-containing protein 6 isoform X13, whose protein sequence is MGFLHGRNPSADMGQSALEPQEEAEDASLMATLSELFAEEQLSTSTVLWAMLSVSLLTVLFAIGIVLLVRRLRLKKVPAQETPKYRFRKRDKMLFYGRKIMRKVSQSTSSLVDTTISSTSRPRMKKKLKMLNIAKKFLRIQKELPTLQLKEPPPSVLEADLTEFDVANSHLPSEVLYMLKNVRVLGHFEKPLFLELCKHMVFQQCQQGDYVFRPGQPDTSIYVLQDGKLELLLTEPDGKETVMKEVFPGDSVHSLLSILDVITGHQRPYRTVCARAAEDSTVLRLPVEAFSAVFEKYPESLVRVVQIIMVRLQRVTFLALHNYLGLTNELFSHEMQPLRLFPQPSHATRTSPVRHGKRGLGAAEEGRERPTELIEPLKAGVLDAPAPPLLSRCISMPVDISGIQKGPRSDFDMAYERGRISVSLQEDSTSPLAAFSRSISHEPKERKSVTVEEQPSGIYRYSCEDESAAVDCPFEPYQGRQTSAIFEAAKQELVKLMKVEDPSLLNNRVLLHHAKAGTVIARQGDQDVSLHFVLWGCLHVYQRMIDKAEDVCLFLTQPGEMVGQLAVLTGEPLIFTIKANRDCTFLKISKSDFYEIMREQPSVVLSVAHTVVTRMSPFVRQMDFAIDWMAVEAGRALYRQGDKSDCTYIALNGRLRSVIQKGSGKKELIGEYGRGDLIGVVEALTRQPRATTVHAVRDTELAKLPEGTLNNIKRRYPQVVTRLIHLLSQKILGNLQQLRGPFAGSGLGMASSSEPTNPTSNLSTVAVLPVCDDVPTAAFTLELKHALNAIGPTLLLTSDIIRARLGSSALDSIHEYRLSGWLAQQEDIHRIVLYQTDCTLTPWTVRCIRQADCILIVGLGDQEPALGELEQMLENTAVRALKQLVLLHREDGPSPSRTVEWLNMRSWCSGHLHIKCPRRVFSRRSPAKLREMYEKVFAKSADRHSDFSRLARVLTGNTIALVLGGGGARGCSHIGVIKAMEEAGIPIDMVGGTSIGSFIGALYAEERSAVRTKQRAREWAKCMNSVFATVLDLTYPITSMFSGSAFNASINKVFQDKQIEDLWLPYFNVTTDITASAMRVHTDGSLWRYIRASASYTPYLPPLCDPKDSHCLVDGCYVNNVPGSLWRYVRASMTLSGYLPPLCDPKDGNLLMDGGYINNLPADIARNMGAKTVIAIDVGSQDETDLCNYGDSLSGWWLLWKRLNPWAEKVKVPDMAEIQSRLAYVSCVRQLEVVKSSSYCEYIRPPIDRFKTMDFGKFDEIYDVGYQHGKVVFDGWSRGDIIEKMVKDRRSADFYESKRMDVLTYPSAGFTDLAEIISRIEPAKPYPSDGYADEESDYLTEYEDEGPELSRGEEEAFAPTEWPGAGVTEAEDEKTLRHRPSPAQPSSVPPI, encoded by the exons ATTTCTGCATGGGCGAAACCCCTCGGCGGATATGGGGCAGAGCGCGTTGGAGCcgcaggaggaggcagag GACGCGTCCCTGATGGCCACGCTGTCTGAGCTCTTTGCCGAGGAGCAGCTCTCCACCAGCACG GTGCTGTGGGCAATGCTCAGCGTCAGCCTCCTCACCGTTCTCTTTGCAATTGGCATCGTGCTGCTGGTCCGGCGGCTGCGCCTTAAGA AGGTGCCTGCACAGGAGACGCCCAAATACCGCTTCCGAAAAAGGGACAAGATGCTGTTCTACGGGCGCAAGATCATGCGCAAA gTCTCCCAGTCCACCTCCTCGCTGGTGGACACCACCATTTCCAGCACCTCTCGGCCCCGCATGAAGAAGAAACTCAAAATGCTCAACATCGCCAAAAA GTTCCTGCGCATCCAGAAGGAGCTGCCCAcgctgcagctgaaggagccCCCGCCATCGGTGCTGGAAGCTGACCTGACCGAATTCGACGTGGCCAACTCCCACCTCCCCTCCGAGGTGCTCTACATGCTCAAAAACGTCCG GGTGTTGGGACACTTTGAGAAGCCGCTGTTTCTGGAGCTCTGCAAGCACATGGTtttccagcagtgccagcaagGGGATTACGTATTCCGACCCGGGCAGCCCGACACCAGCATCTACGTGCTGCAGGACGGcaagctggagctgctcctcaCCGAGCCG GATGGAAAGGAGACTGTGATGAAAGAGGTGTTTCCTGGAGACAGCGTGCACAGCCTGCTCAGCATCCTCGATGTCATCACG GGCCACCAGCGGCCATACCGTACGGTGTGTGCGCGGGCAGCAGAGGATTCAACGGTTCTCCGTTTGCCAGTTGAAGCCTTTTCAGCTGTCTTTGAGAAGTACCCCGAGAGCCTGGTGCGGGTGGTGCAG ATCATCATGGTGCGCTTGCAGCGCGTCACCTTCCTGGCACTGCACAATTACCTGGGGCTGACGAATGAGCTTTTCAGCCAC GAGATGCAGCCACTGCGGCTCTTCCCGCAGCCCAGCCATGCCACCCGCACCAGCCCTGTCCGCCATGGCAAGCGGGGGCTCGGCGCTGctgaggagggaagggagagacCAACGGAGCTGA TTGAGCCGCTGAAAGCCGGAGTTCTGGATGCCCCTGCACCACCACTGCTGAGCCGCTGCATCTCCATGCCAGTGGATATCTCTG GCATCCAGAAGGGTCCCCGCTCTGACTTTGACATGGCCTACGAGCGCGGACGCATCTCAGTATCGCTGCAGGAGGACAGCACCAGCCCCCTGGCTGCCTTCTCTCGG TCCATCTCACACGAGCCCAAGGAACGTAAGTCGGTGACGGTGGAGGAGCAGCCATCGGGTATCTACAGGTACAGCTGTGAGGACGAGTCGGCCGCGGTGGACTGTCCCTTCGAGCCCTACCAGGGCCGTCAAACCAGCGCCATCTTCGAGGCTGCCAAGCAGGAGTTGGTCAAACTGATGAAGGTGGAG GACCCTTCTCTGCTCAACAACCGTGTCTTGCTTCATCACGCCAAAGCTGGGACGGTTATTGCCCGTCAAGGGGACCAG GACGTGAGCCTCCACTtcgtgctgtggggctgcctaCATGTCTACCAGAGGATGATTGACAAGGCCGAAGATGTCTGCCTCTTCCTGACACAGCCTGGTGAGATGGTGGGGCAGCTGGCCGTGCTCACTGGAGAGCCCCTCATCTTCACCATCAAGGCCAACCGAGACTGTACCTTCCTCAAGATCTCCAAGTCAGACTTCTACGA GATCATGCGGGAGCAGCCCAGCGTGGTGCTGAGCGTCGCCCACACCGTGGTCACCCGCATGTCACCCTTCGTGCGCCAAATGGACTTCGCCATCGATTGGATGGCGGTGGAAGCCGGCCGGGCGCTCTACAG GCAGGGTGACAAGTCAGACTGCACCTACATCGCGCTCAACGGGCGGCTCCGCTCCGTCATCCAGAAGGGCAGTGGCAAAAAGGAGCTCATTGGGGAGTACGGCCGCGGGGACCTGATTGGCGTG GTGGAAGCACTTACCCGGCAACCCCGTGCCACCACGGTGCACGCGGTCCGGGACACGGAGCTGGCCAAGCTTCCCGAAGGCACCTTGAACAACATCAAGCGTCGGTACCCTCAG GTTGTCACCCGTCTCATCCACCTCCTGAGCCAGAAGATCTTGGGAAACCTCCAGCAGCTCCGCGGCCCCTTCGCAG GCTCTGGTTTGGGCATGGCCTCCAGCTCGGAGCCCACCAACCCCACCAGCAACCTGTCAACGGTGGCGGTGCTGCCAGTGTGTGACGACGTGCCCACGGCTGCCTTCACCTTGGAGCTCAAGCACGCGCTGAATGCCATCG GTCCCACGCTGCTCCTCACCAGTGACATCATCCGCGCCCGACTTGGCTCCTCGGCACTGGACAG CATCCATGAGTACCGCCTGTCGGGCTGGCTGGCCCAGCAAGAAGACATCCATCGCATCGTGCTCTACCAAACCGACTGCACTCTGACGCCGTGGACCGTGCGCTGCATCCGGCAGGCGGACTGCATCCTCATTGTTGGGTTGGGTGACCAGGAGCCAGCGCTCGGAGAG CTGGAGCAGATGCTGGAGAACACGGCGGTGCGTGCACTGAAGCAGTTGGTTCTCCTGCACCGTGAGGATGGTCCCAGCCCATCGCGCACCGTTGAGTGGCTCAACATGCGGAGCTGGTGCTCGGGCCACCTGCACATCAAGTGCCCGCGCCGCGTCTTCTCCCGACGCAGCCCCGCCAAGCTG CGAGAGATGTACGAGAAGGTGTTCGCCAAGAGCGCCGATCGGCACAGCGACTTCTCCCGCTTGGCGCGGGTGCTCACCGGCAACACCATCGCCCTCGTTTTGGGTGGCGGCGGAGCCAG gGGCTGCTCCCACATCGGGGTGATCAAGGCGATGGAGGAGGCGGGGATCCCCATCGACATGGTTGGCGGCACCTCCATCGGATCCTTCATCGGCGCGCTGTACGCTGAGGAGCGCAGCGCCGTGCGCACCAAGCAGCGGGCACGCGAGTGGGCCAAG TGCATGAATTCGGTGTTTGCGACCGTCCTGGACCTCACTTACCCCATCACCTCCATGTTTTCGGGCTCAGCCTTCAACGCCAGCATCAACAAAGTTTTCCAGGACAAGCAGATCGAG GACCTTTGGCTTCCTTACTTCAACGTCACAACAGACATCACGGCCTCAGCCATGCGGGTGCACACGGATG GCAGTCTTTGGCGTTACATCCGAGCCAGTGCCTCCTATACCCCCTACCTGCCTCCGCTCTGCGACCCCAAGGACAGCCACTGCCTCGTGGACGGCTGCTATGTTAACAATGTCCCAG GCTCGCTCTGGCGGTACGTGCGAGCCAGCATGACCCTATCTGGGTACCTGCCACCCCTCTGCGACCCCAAGGACGGCAACTTGCTGATGGACGGGGGTTACATCAACAACCTGCCAG CTGACATCGCCCGCAACATGGGTGCCAAGACGGTGATTGCCATCGACGTGGGCAGCCAGGACGAGACGGACCTGTGCAACTACGGGGACAGCCTGTCGGGCTGGTGGCTGCTCTGGAAGCGCCTCAACCCTTGGGCTGAAAAAGTCAAG GTGCCCGACATGGCAGAGATCCAGTCGCGGTTGGCGTATGTGTCGTGCGTGCGGCAGCTGGAGGTGGTGAAGTCCAGCTCGTACTGTGAGTACATCCGACCCCCGATCGACCGCTTCAAGACGATGGATTTCGGCAAGTTCGATGAGATCTAT GATGTGGGCTACCAGCATGGCAAGGTGGTCTTTGATGGCTGGAGTCGGGGTGACATCATTGAGAAGATGGTGAAGGACCGGCGCTCGGCTGACTTCTATGAGAGCAAACGCATGGAC GTGCTCACGTACCCCAGTGCTGGTTTCACAGACCTGGCAGAGATCATCTCCCGCATTGAGCCCGCCAAGCCCTACCCATCGGATGGATACGCGGATG AGGAGTCTGACTACCTCACCGAGTACGAGGACGAGGGGCCGGAGCTGTCGCGGGGCGAGGAGGAGGCGTTCGCCCCAACCGAGTGGCCTGGAGCCGGCGTGACAGAGGCT GAGGACGAGAAGACCCTGCGGCACCGCCCCAGCCCGGCTCAGCCCTCCTCTGTGCCCCCCATCTGA